One segment of Palaemon carinicauda isolate YSFRI2023 chromosome 35, ASM3689809v2, whole genome shotgun sequence DNA contains the following:
- the ND-49 gene encoding NADH-ubiquinone oxidoreductase 49 kDa subunit isoform X1, translated as MAAILGTIGKKVVSSNVVSGAKSLLKNSGSLYFANQNRGGARWDLDADWFKQFDGPVLMPTESTNLDMPSWNGYMAPVEKKVRNVSLNFGPQHPAAHGVLRLVLELDGETVMRADPHIGLLHRGTEKLIEYKTYTQALPYFDRLDYVSMMCNEQAYSLAVEKLLGLDIPIRAKYIRTMFAEITRILNHCMFLGTHALDVGALTPFLWLFEEREKMMEFYERASGARLHAAYVRPGGVAFDIPIGLMDDIYEFISKFGERLDEVEDLLTNNRIWKQRVIDIGTVTSEEALNYGFSGVMLRGSGIKWDLRKTQPYDAYDLVEFEVPVGKNGDTYDRYLIRVEEMRQSLHIIEQCLNQMPPGEVRVDDAKVAPPRRTEMKSSMEALIHHFKVFTQGYQVPPGATYTAVEAPKGEFGVYLVSDGTSKPYRCKIKAPGFSHLAATDMVGKNHMLADIVAIIGTLDIVFGEVDR; from the exons CCAAAACAGAGGCGGCGCAAGATGGGACCTGGATGCAGATTGGTTTAAACAGTTTGATGGACCTGTATTGATGCCAACTGAGTCCACAAACTTGGACATGCCCTCTTGGAACGGATACATGGCTCCTGTGGAAAAGAAAGTTCGTAATGTTAGCCTCAACTTCGGGCCACAGCATCCAGCTGCTCACGGTGTATTACGTCTAGTTCTGGAATTGGATGGTGAG ACCGTGATGCGCGCTGATCCTCACATTGGCCTGCTCCACCGAGGAACGGAGAAGCTCATTGAGTACAAGACGTACACGCAGGCCCTGCCATACTTTGATCGTCTGGACTACGTATCAATGATGTGCAATGAGCAGGCATACAGTCTGGCTGTTGAAAAGCTACTTGGTCTTGACATTCCCATTCGAGCCAAGTACATCAGGA CCATGTTTGCGGAGATCACACGTATCCTGAACCACTGCATGTTCTTGGGAACTCACGCCTTGGACGTGGGTGCTTTAACTCCCTTCCTGTGGCTCTTTGAGGAACGTGAGAAGATGATGGAATTCTACGAGAGAGCCTCCGGTGCTCGACTTCACGCTGCCTATGTTCGTCCTGGAGGAGTTGCTTTT gACATTCCAATTGGTCTTATGGATGATATCTACGAGTTCATCAGTAAGTTTGGCGAGAGGCTCGATGAAGTCGAAGATCTTCTCACAAACAACCGCATTTGGAAGCAGCGTGTCATTGATATCGGCACTGTAACCTCAGAGGAGGCTCTTAACTATGGATTCAG TGGAGTTATGCTTCGAGGTTCGGGCATCAAGTGGGATTTACGCAAGACACAACCGTACGACGCCTACGATCTTGTGGAATTTGAAGTACCAGTTGGAAAGAACGGCGATACTTATGACAG ATACTTGATCCGAGTGGAAGAGATGCGTCAGTCGCTCCACATCATCGAGCAGTGCTTGAACCAGATGCCTCCAGGAGAGGTGCGTGTGGATGATGCCAAGGTGGCACCTCCCAGGAGAACGGAAATGAAG TCTTCGATGGAGGCACTGATTCATCACTTCAAGGTATTTACCCAAGGATACCAGGTTCCCCCAGGTGCAACCTACACAGCAGTGGAAGCTCCTAAGGGAGAGTTTGGTGTTTACCTGGTTTCTGACGGGACTTCAAAGCCTTATAG ATGCAAGATTAAGGCCCCTGGTTTCTCTCACTTGGCAGCCACGGATATGGTCGGCAAAAACCACATGTTGGCAGATATCGTAGCTATTATTGGTACCTTAGATATTGTGTTTGGAGAGGTTGATCGTTAA